The following proteins come from a genomic window of Corynebacterium crudilactis:
- a CDS encoding phosphoenolpyruvate carboxykinase (GTP), whose amino-acid sequence MTTAAIKGLQGEAPTNNKELLNWIADAVELFQPESVVFVDGSQAEWDGMAKDLVEAGTLIKLNEEKRPNSYLARSNPSDVARVESRTFICSEKEEDAGPTNNWAPAQAMKDEMSQQYAGSMKGRTMYVVPFCMGPISDPEPKLGVQLTDSAYVVMSMRIMTRMGIEALDKIGENGSFVKCLHSVGAPLEEGQEDVAWPCNDTKYITQFPDTKEIWSYGSGYGGNAILAKKCYALRIASVMAREEGWMAEHMLILKLINPEGKAYHIAAAFPSACGKTNLAMITPTIPGWTAQVVGDDIAWLKMREDGLYAVNPENGFFGVAPGTNYASNPIAMQTMEPGNTLFTNVALTDDGDIWWEGMDGDAPAHLIDWKGNEWTPESDELAAHPNSRYCVAIDQSPAAAPEFNDWEGVKIDAILFGGRRADTVPLVTQTFDWEHGTMVGSLLASGQTAASAEAKVGALRHDPMAMLPFIGYNAGEYLQNWIDMGNKGGDKLPSIFLVNWFRRGEDGRFLWPGFGDNSRVLKWVIDRIEGKVGAEETVVGHTAKAEDLDLTGLDTPIEDVKEALTAPAAQWANDVEDNAEYLTFLGPRVPAEIHSQFEALKDRIRAAHA is encoded by the coding sequence ATGACTACAGCTGCAATCAAGGGCCTTCAGGGTGAGGCTCCTACCAATAACAAGGAACTGCTGAACTGGATCGCAGACGCCGTTGAGCTCTTCCAGCCTGAGTCGGTTGTCTTTGTAGACGGCTCCCAGGCGGAGTGGGATGGCATGGCGAAGGATCTGGTTGAGGCCGGTACCCTCATCAAGCTGAATGAGGAAAAACGCCCTAACAGCTACTTAGCCCGTTCCAACCCATCTGACGTTGCTCGCGTTGAGTCCCGCACCTTCATTTGCTCCGAAAAGGAAGAGGATGCAGGCCCAACGAACAACTGGGCACCAGCTCAAGCGATGAAGGACGAAATGTCCCAGCAGTACGCTGGTTCCATGAAGGGTCGCACCATGTATGTTGTGCCTTTCTGCATGGGTCCTATCAGCGATCCAGAGCCAAAGCTCGGCGTGCAGCTCACTGACTCCGCTTACGTTGTTATGTCTATGCGCATCATGACCCGCATGGGCATCGAAGCACTGGATAAGATCGGCGAGAACGGCAGCTTCGTTAAGTGCCTGCACTCCGTTGGTGCACCTTTGGAAGAAGGCCAGGAAGACGTTGCATGGCCTTGCAATGACACCAAGTACATCACCCAGTTCCCTGACACCAAGGAAATCTGGTCCTACGGTTCGGGTTACGGCGGAAACGCTATCTTGGCTAAGAAGTGCTACGCACTGCGTATTGCTTCCGTTATGGCACGTGAAGAGGGCTGGATGGCTGAGCACATGCTCATCCTGAAGCTGATCAACCCAGAGGGCAAGGCGTACCACATCGCAGCAGCATTCCCATCTGCTTGTGGCAAGACCAACCTCGCAATGATCACCCCAACTATTCCAGGTTGGACTGCTCAGGTTGTCGGCGATGACATCGCTTGGCTCAAGATGCGCGAAGATGGCCTCTACGCTGTGAACCCAGAAAACGGTTTCTTCGGCGTTGCTCCAGGCACCAACTACGCATCCAATCCAATTGCGATGCAGACCATGGAGCCAGGCAACACCCTGTTCACCAACGTTGCACTAACCGATGACGGTGACATTTGGTGGGAGGGCATGGACGGCGACGCTCCTGCTCACCTCATCGACTGGAAGGGCAACGAGTGGACTCCAGAATCTGATGAACTGGCAGCTCACCCGAACTCTCGTTACTGCGTAGCAATTGATCAGTCCCCAGCAGCTGCACCTGAGTTCAACGATTGGGAGGGTGTCAAGATCGACGCCATTCTCTTCGGCGGACGTCGTGCGGATACTGTTCCACTGGTTACCCAAACCTTCGATTGGGAGCACGGCACCATGGTTGGTTCCCTGCTTGCTTCCGGCCAGACTGCAGCTTCTGCAGAGGCAAAGGTTGGCGCACTCCGCCACGATCCAATGGCAATGCTCCCATTCATCGGCTACAACGCTGGCGAATACCTGCAGAACTGGATTGACATGGGCAACAAGGGTGGCGACAAGCTGCCTTCCATCTTCTTGGTTAACTGGTTCCGTCGTGGCGAAGATGGTCGCTTCCTGTGGCCTGGCTTCGGCGATAACTCCCGTGTTCTCAAGTGGGTCATCGACCGCATTGAGGGCAAGGTTGGCGCAGAGGAGACTGTTGTTGGTCACACCGCTAAGGCTGAGGATCTTGACCTCACCGGCCTGGACACCCCAATTGAGGATGTCAAGGAAGCACTGACTGCTCCAGCAGCGCAGTGGGCAAACGACGTTGAAGATAACGCCGAGTACCTCACTTTCCTCGGACCACGCGTCCCAGCTGAGATTCACAGCCAGTTTGAGGCTCTGAAGGATCGCATCAGGGCTGCACACGCTTAA